A window of the Tessaracoccus sp. MC1865 genome harbors these coding sequences:
- the clpS gene encoding ATP-dependent Clp protease adapter ClpS, whose protein sequence is MSQAPAGGVEVVEQPTESPLSAAPWVTIVWDDPVNLMSYVTYVFQEYFKYPLEKAEELMLRVHHEGKAVVSSGNREAMERDVLAMQGYNLWATMEQS, encoded by the coding sequence ATGAGCCAAGCACCAGCAGGAGGGGTTGAGGTCGTCGAGCAACCCACGGAGTCGCCGTTGAGCGCCGCGCCGTGGGTCACCATCGTGTGGGATGACCCGGTCAACCTGATGAGCTACGTCACCTACGTGTTCCAGGAGTACTTCAAGTACCCGTTGGAGAAGGCGGAGGAGCTCATGCTGCGCGTGCACCACGAAGGCAAAGCTGTGGTCTCCAGCGGCAACCGAGAAGCCATGGAACGCGACGTGCTGGCCATGCAGGGGTACAACCTGTGGGCCACGATGGAGCAGTCGTGA
- a CDS encoding WXG100 family type VII secretion target, translating into MTEYNNSLDSWYQQCPWPVQQVLEWPYQKTSEALRWITGDPNRVAGYAPTYDAIAQRVQQLGAEVESARAGIGMWDGQARMAFDAKMRQVRQNLESLAPAISQTQEILRSAAETSVSCANLILDIIRGVIEFLVSSLAVAGALAVFTAGASAVAWVAANLAKGAQALATVLKGVERAAKVLQALARALTKIQAVMKKVADVLKAIRELFLAIQKAKKGAGLVDKALLTALAAPIKIPTTLAGNAALGGVSAVTGVPGLSMPGGVGEVLNAGGDATDAVGSSNEAVGAAR; encoded by the coding sequence GTGACCGAGTACAACAACTCCCTGGACTCCTGGTACCAGCAGTGCCCCTGGCCCGTGCAGCAGGTGCTCGAATGGCCCTACCAGAAGACCTCTGAGGCGCTGCGCTGGATCACGGGCGATCCCAACAGGGTCGCCGGCTACGCGCCCACCTACGACGCCATCGCCCAACGGGTACAGCAGCTTGGGGCGGAGGTGGAATCGGCGCGGGCCGGCATCGGGATGTGGGATGGCCAGGCACGGATGGCGTTCGACGCGAAGATGCGGCAGGTGCGGCAGAATCTCGAGTCGCTGGCGCCGGCGATCTCGCAGACGCAGGAGATCCTGCGCTCGGCCGCGGAGACCAGCGTCAGCTGCGCCAACCTGATCTTGGACATCATCCGCGGGGTCATCGAGTTCCTGGTGTCATCCCTGGCGGTGGCGGGGGCGTTGGCCGTCTTCACCGCCGGCGCGTCCGCAGTCGCCTGGGTCGCCGCGAACCTGGCCAAGGGTGCGCAGGCGTTGGCCACTGTGCTGAAGGGGGTCGAGCGGGCCGCCAAGGTGCTCCAGGCGCTGGCACGTGCCCTGACGAAGATTCAGGCCGTGATGAAGAAGGTCGCCGACGTCCTCAAGGCCATCCGCGAGCTGTTCCTGGCCATCCAGAAGGCCAAGAAGGGCGCCGGGCTGGTGGACAAGGCACTGCTCACCGCGCTGGCCGCCCCCATCAAGATCCCCACCACCCTGGCGGGCAACGCCGCGCTCGGCGGAGTCAGCGCCGTGACGGGGGTGCCGGGCCTGTCCATGCCCGGCGGCGTCGGCGAGGTGCTCAACGCCGGAGGTGACGCCACCGACGCCGTCGGAAGTTCCAACGAGGCGGTGGGTGCCGCCCGCTGA
- a CDS encoding YbaB/EbfC family nucleoid-associated protein, protein MSDFPRDALDSPQLRELMALAEATYTGHSQDGSATAVVDGGLSVLSTDAGPVERPAQAGTALVQAINDALANAERDIESRVESGSLLSPQLRAVFETGVLPDDDAPPVGDVLRTFEGASDDGAVVIQVDARTRRLTACYVQDVRPETLAQVPAAANRALASSQVGRDDAQPLSETLDKLLSHFDTDMTALEGRLTAVDDQLNEILRKLS, encoded by the coding sequence ATGTCTGATTTCCCACGCGATGCTCTCGACAGCCCCCAGTTGAGGGAACTGATGGCACTCGCCGAGGCCACCTACACCGGCCACAGCCAGGACGGCTCGGCCACGGCCGTCGTCGACGGCGGCCTGTCGGTGCTGTCCACCGACGCCGGGCCCGTGGAGCGGCCTGCCCAGGCCGGGACGGCCCTCGTGCAGGCCATCAACGACGCACTGGCCAACGCCGAGCGCGACATCGAGAGCCGCGTCGAATCCGGCAGCCTGCTCTCCCCGCAACTCCGGGCGGTGTTCGAGACGGGGGTGCTGCCCGACGACGATGCGCCTCCGGTGGGAGACGTGCTGCGCACCTTCGAAGGAGCCTCTGACGACGGCGCGGTGGTCATTCAGGTCGACGCGAGGACGCGCCGTCTCACGGCCTGCTACGTACAGGACGTGCGGCCGGAGACCCTTGCCCAGGTGCCCGCGGCCGCGAACCGGGCGCTCGCCTCGTCGCAGGTGGGGCGCGACGACGCCCAGCCGCTCAGCGAAACCCTGGACAAGCTGCTCAGCCACTTCGACACGGACATGACTGCCCTGGAAGGACGCCTCACCGCCGTCGACGACCAGCTCAACGAGATCCTGCGCAAGCTCAGCTAG
- the malQ gene encoding 4-alpha-glucanotransferase, with amino-acid sequence MSDVYPGLAQLAEKFGIAQEFWDWKGRHQAIPAETIIEVLRAFEIDASTPQAADDALTRLEDDRWRRTLPACTVAEEGQGIHVDVHVPAGTSVEISVRLESGETRTTWQSENARPDRWVDGAPIGEATFWLGDDLPIGYHEIVAHTVAGKHRSSLIITPSFVGFPTRMRGDRIWGYGTQLYSVTSSRSWGIGDLGDLADLITWSGTRQFAGYVLINPLHAAEPAPPIEPSPYLPASRRFINPIYIHPESIPEYATLGKDERKRIKLLLEQAQEAADTSGIVDRNAIWPLKLEALRIIHGAGMRPARHIAFQDFRGREGIGLRFFALWSALSIEFGQFWAEWPEAYRSPSSPAVAAFAEANAEEVDFFEWLQWVAQTQVSAAQTVADEVGMPVGIVTDLAVGVHRYGAETWMMPDVFAQGMSVGAPPDQYNQSGQDWGQPPWRPDRLEELAYEPFRAMVAAALRRVGGLRVDHIIGMFRLWWVPQGLGPTAGTYVRNNHEAMIGILALEAQRAQALVVGEDLGTVEPWVRDYLSRRGLLGTSVLWFESGLQGEPLDAQWWREYCMASVTTHDLPPTLGYLAGDHVRLRHDLGLLTEPLETELAAAQQEQADWVTKLIVDGLLDPAHRDDPVEVMLALHQFLLRTPSKVLLAALADAVGERRAQNQPGTINEYPNWRVPLGDATGHRLDLAEIFQAELPRRLAAVMNGVDSQPESRWG; translated from the coding sequence GTGAGCGACGTGTACCCAGGGCTTGCCCAGCTGGCGGAGAAGTTCGGCATCGCCCAGGAATTCTGGGATTGGAAGGGCCGCCACCAGGCCATTCCGGCCGAGACCATCATCGAGGTGCTCCGCGCCTTCGAGATCGACGCCTCCACCCCGCAGGCGGCCGACGACGCGCTCACCCGGCTGGAGGACGACCGCTGGCGCCGCACCCTCCCCGCGTGCACCGTGGCGGAAGAGGGCCAGGGCATCCACGTCGACGTGCACGTCCCCGCCGGGACCTCCGTCGAGATCTCGGTGCGGCTGGAATCCGGCGAGACCCGCACCACGTGGCAGTCGGAGAACGCCAGACCGGACCGGTGGGTCGACGGTGCACCCATCGGGGAGGCGACCTTCTGGCTGGGCGACGACCTGCCCATCGGTTACCACGAGATCGTGGCGCACACCGTCGCCGGCAAGCACCGGTCGTCGCTGATCATCACGCCGAGCTTCGTCGGCTTCCCCACGCGCATGCGCGGCGACCGGATCTGGGGCTACGGCACCCAGCTGTACTCGGTCACCTCCTCGCGTTCCTGGGGCATCGGCGACCTGGGCGACCTGGCAGACCTCATCACCTGGTCCGGCACGCGCCAGTTCGCCGGCTACGTGCTGATCAACCCGCTCCACGCGGCTGAGCCGGCACCCCCGATCGAGCCGTCGCCGTACCTGCCCGCCAGCCGCCGGTTCATCAACCCCATCTACATCCACCCCGAATCCATCCCCGAGTACGCCACCCTCGGCAAGGACGAGCGCAAGCGGATCAAGCTGTTGCTGGAGCAGGCGCAGGAGGCGGCCGACACCTCCGGCATCGTGGACCGCAACGCCATCTGGCCGTTGAAGCTCGAGGCCCTGCGGATCATCCACGGGGCGGGCATGCGCCCGGCCAGGCACATCGCGTTCCAGGACTTCCGCGGCCGCGAGGGCATCGGCCTGCGGTTCTTCGCACTCTGGAGCGCACTGAGCATCGAGTTCGGTCAGTTCTGGGCGGAGTGGCCGGAGGCCTACCGCTCGCCCTCGTCGCCCGCGGTGGCTGCCTTCGCGGAGGCGAACGCCGAGGAGGTGGACTTCTTCGAGTGGCTGCAGTGGGTGGCGCAGACGCAGGTGTCCGCCGCCCAGACCGTCGCCGACGAGGTGGGCATGCCGGTGGGCATCGTCACAGACCTCGCCGTCGGCGTGCACCGCTACGGCGCCGAGACGTGGATGATGCCTGACGTGTTCGCCCAAGGCATGAGCGTCGGGGCACCGCCGGACCAGTACAACCAGTCGGGGCAGGACTGGGGCCAGCCGCCCTGGCGCCCTGACCGGCTCGAGGAACTGGCCTACGAACCGTTCCGTGCCATGGTGGCGGCGGCGTTGCGCCGCGTCGGTGGCCTGCGGGTGGACCACATCATCGGCATGTTCCGCCTGTGGTGGGTGCCGCAGGGGCTGGGCCCCACCGCAGGCACCTACGTGCGCAACAACCACGAGGCCATGATCGGCATCCTGGCGTTGGAGGCGCAGCGCGCCCAGGCACTCGTCGTCGGGGAAGACCTCGGCACGGTGGAGCCCTGGGTGCGCGACTACCTCTCACGCCGTGGGCTCCTCGGCACCTCGGTGCTGTGGTTCGAATCCGGGCTGCAGGGGGAACCGCTCGACGCCCAGTGGTGGCGCGAGTACTGCATGGCCTCGGTCACCACTCACGACCTTCCGCCGACGCTGGGCTACCTCGCCGGCGACCACGTCCGGCTCCGGCATGACCTGGGGCTGCTCACGGAGCCGCTCGAGACCGAACTCGCCGCGGCGCAGCAGGAGCAGGCTGACTGGGTGACCAAGCTCATCGTCGACGGCCTGCTGGATCCCGCGCACCGCGACGACCCCGTCGAGGTCATGCTCGCGCTGCACCAATTCCTGCTGCGAACGCCGTCGAAGGTGCTGCTCGCGGCCCTCGCCGACGCGGTGGGGGAGCGCCGGGCCCAGAACCAGCCGGGCACCATCAACGAGTACCCGAACTGGCGGGTACCGCTGGGCGACGCCACCGGGCATCGCCTGGACCTGGCGGAGATCTTCCAGGCCGAGCTGCCTCGACGCCTGGCCGCGGTGATGAACGGGGTCGACAGCCAGCCCGAGTCGCGCTGGGGCTGA
- a CDS encoding nicotinate phosphoribosyltransferase, whose translation MLDDLNPSCWCLAHAPYSATTLKRMTTALLTDHYELTMVQAAMNAGTAQRRSLFDLFTRRLPEGRRYGVVAGLGRAIDAIENFRFGDEELSFLLGKNIIHDELAEYLATYRFTGDIWGYPEGEVYFPGSPVLSVEGTFAEAVLLETVLLSIYNHDSAIAAAASRMTAMAGNRSCAEMGARRTQEYSAVAAARAAYVAGFASTSNLEAGRTHGIPTIGTAAHSFTLLHDTEEDAFRAQLATLGDNTTLLVDTYDVEAAIRLGVELTEGRLGSIRLDSGDLAIMARQARDLLDDLGATATKIMVTSDLDEWQIAQLQGSPVDGYGVGTSLVTGSGHPTCGFVYKLVARAESEAPDAPWVPVGKKSKGKNTLGGRKFAMRRLGSDGRAESEVIGLGTPPVNDGNDRELLVPIYQDGKLVHHATLDDARRRHRESLAELPLSALRISKGDPALETVILDAAGDVTTNPYQAAPIVTNL comes from the coding sequence TTGCTCGACGACCTCAACCCCTCCTGCTGGTGCTTGGCTCATGCCCCCTACTCTGCCACTACGCTGAAGCGCATGACCACAGCCCTGCTGACCGATCATTACGAGCTGACGATGGTGCAGGCGGCGATGAACGCCGGCACCGCGCAGCGGCGGAGTCTGTTCGACCTGTTCACCCGTCGCCTCCCCGAAGGTCGCCGCTACGGCGTCGTGGCCGGCCTGGGGCGCGCCATCGATGCCATCGAGAACTTCCGCTTCGGCGACGAAGAGCTCAGCTTCCTGTTGGGGAAGAACATCATCCACGACGAGTTGGCCGAGTACCTCGCCACCTACCGGTTCACCGGCGACATCTGGGGCTATCCCGAGGGAGAGGTGTACTTCCCGGGCTCCCCCGTCCTGTCGGTCGAGGGCACCTTCGCCGAGGCGGTGCTCCTGGAGACCGTCCTGCTCAGCATCTACAACCACGATTCCGCCATCGCCGCCGCCGCTTCACGGATGACCGCGATGGCCGGCAACCGGTCCTGCGCGGAAATGGGCGCCCGCCGAACGCAGGAATATTCAGCCGTCGCCGCCGCCCGGGCCGCATACGTGGCGGGCTTCGCATCCACGTCGAACCTCGAGGCGGGCCGCACCCACGGCATCCCGACGATCGGCACCGCCGCCCACTCGTTCACGCTGCTGCACGACACGGAAGAGGACGCGTTCCGCGCCCAACTGGCCACGCTGGGCGACAACACCACGCTGCTCGTCGACACCTACGACGTCGAGGCCGCCATCCGGCTGGGCGTCGAGCTGACGGAAGGCCGGCTCGGGTCCATCCGCCTGGATTCCGGCGATCTCGCCATCATGGCCCGCCAGGCGCGAGACCTCCTCGACGACCTCGGCGCCACCGCCACGAAGATCATGGTCACCTCAGACCTCGACGAATGGCAGATCGCGCAGTTGCAGGGCTCCCCCGTCGACGGTTACGGCGTCGGCACGTCGCTGGTGACCGGCTCCGGCCACCCCACGTGCGGCTTCGTCTACAAGCTGGTGGCCCGCGCTGAATCCGAGGCGCCCGACGCCCCGTGGGTGCCGGTCGGTAAGAAGTCCAAGGGCAAGAACACTCTGGGCGGCCGCAAGTTCGCCATGCGCCGGCTGGGCTCCGACGGGCGGGCCGAATCCGAGGTGATCGGGCTGGGCACCCCGCCGGTCAACGACGGCAACGACCGCGAACTCCTGGTGCCCATCTACCAGGACGGAAAGCTGGTGCACCACGCCACGCTCGACGACGCCCGTCGCCGCCACCGCGAATCACTGGCTGAGTTGCCGCTGTCCGCCCTGCGGATCTCGAAGGGAGACCCGGCGCTGGAGACCGTCATCCTGGACGCCGCCGGCGATGTGACGACCAACCCGTACCAGGCCGCACCGATCGTCACGAACCTCTGA